The following are encoded together in the Vibrio zhugei genome:
- a CDS encoding alkaline phosphatase D family protein produces the protein MRNDVPFLLAGPLLRQCTTSSIVIWLATSQPLTGSITLSHPHTPTPLLTLPLETVQQYQIGEHAWITLVELTGEFAAEQRYHYRIDTQQGSLTELYPALLSEDETELTFYLSGRADHIMHGSCRNPHDPCRDALLTASQSLVKTTPEERPDLIMMSGDQIYADHVAGAMLAAIHTVIEKLGLYNEVLPEAIVNDANALYAHPLSYYHRDDILPHVTHRGHRLKGRRTQPIFTSTENDNHLITLGEFAGMYLLVWSDILWQQYDLLNVHHHGKQAAYQQLSEDHQAIWLSERATLSEFVDGLPALQSMMAHIPIYMIFDDHDVTDDWNLTDSWEHAAQTHPFSRRIIGNALVSYWFFQGWGNAPHHFDDTFHQRIAQYCHSPNTAHQDALIDHINDFKHWHYITDTSPSMIVLDTRTRRWRSQSHSHRPSGLMDWEALMELQQAIENKDKVIIVSAAPMFGVKFIEALQRVMTWFGKPLMVDAENWMAHRGCANTLMNIFTHSRTPSNYVILSGDVHYSFAYDIKLRSRNSSPNIFQVTCSGFKNQFPEPLLTLCDYADAVLYSPHSPLNRLTKRKRLEIRKRHPARKTFRHLYNHTAVGVLKLAESGKPRYVGIMTSEGKQVEFPPTPAMRKSESR, from the coding sequence TTGCGAAATGACGTCCCTTTTCTGTTAGCGGGTCCACTATTACGTCAATGCACAACAAGTTCTATCGTTATTTGGCTGGCAACCTCGCAACCGCTTACTGGCTCCATTACGCTTTCTCACCCTCATACTCCAACACCGCTGCTTACTCTGCCGTTAGAGACGGTTCAACAGTATCAAATCGGTGAGCATGCCTGGATTACATTGGTTGAACTGACTGGTGAGTTCGCCGCTGAGCAGCGCTACCATTATCGCATCGACACACAACAGGGCTCACTTACCGAGCTGTATCCCGCACTGCTGAGTGAGGATGAAACCGAACTGACCTTTTATCTGAGTGGTCGAGCCGATCATATTATGCATGGCTCCTGTCGCAACCCGCACGATCCATGCCGCGACGCCCTGCTCACCGCAAGCCAATCATTAGTCAAAACCACGCCAGAAGAGCGGCCTGATTTAATTATGATGAGTGGTGATCAAATCTACGCGGATCATGTCGCTGGAGCAATGTTAGCCGCGATTCATACGGTAATAGAAAAGCTCGGACTCTATAACGAAGTCTTGCCTGAAGCCATCGTCAACGATGCGAATGCGCTGTATGCTCACCCGTTAAGTTATTATCACCGTGATGATATTTTGCCTCACGTTACGCACAGAGGTCATCGGCTCAAAGGTCGCCGAACTCAACCTATTTTTACCTCAACCGAAAACGACAACCACCTAATCACGCTCGGTGAATTTGCCGGCATGTATCTGTTAGTTTGGTCAGACATCCTTTGGCAACAGTACGATCTCCTGAATGTTCATCACCATGGCAAACAAGCAGCGTACCAACAACTTTCAGAAGATCACCAAGCTATATGGTTGTCAGAAAGAGCGACGCTGAGCGAATTTGTTGACGGGCTGCCCGCGCTGCAGTCCATGATGGCGCATATCCCTATCTATATGATATTTGATGATCATGATGTGACCGATGATTGGAACTTAACCGACAGCTGGGAGCATGCAGCGCAAACCCATCCCTTCTCGCGACGTATTATCGGCAATGCGTTAGTGAGCTATTGGTTTTTCCAAGGTTGGGGGAACGCGCCTCATCACTTCGATGACACGTTCCATCAGCGCATTGCACAGTACTGTCATTCGCCTAATACTGCCCATCAAGACGCCTTGATTGATCATATCAATGACTTCAAACACTGGCACTACATTACCGATACTTCACCGTCCATGATCGTGCTTGATACTCGTACACGCCGCTGGCGTTCACAGTCTCACAGTCATCGCCCTTCAGGGTTGATGGATTGGGAAGCATTAATGGAACTTCAACAAGCGATCGAGAACAAAGATAAAGTCATTATTGTGTCTGCCGCCCCCATGTTTGGCGTCAAATTTATCGAGGCATTACAGCGCGTGATGACGTGGTTTGGCAAGCCATTGATGGTCGATGCGGAAAACTGGATGGCGCATCGCGGCTGCGCCAATACATTGATGAACATTTTCACACACAGCCGCACCCCCAGTAACTACGTCATCCTTTCAGGCGACGTGCATTACTCTTTCGCCTATGACATCAAATTGCGCTCACGCAATTCCAGCCCTAATATTTTTCAGGTGACCTGCAGTGGGTTTAAGAATCAGTTCCCCGAGCCACTATTAACGCTCTGCGACTATGCCGATGCGGTATTATACAGTCCGCATTCTCCATTAAATAGACTGACGAAACGTAAGCGACTTGAAATTCGCAAACGTCATCCCGCGCGTAAGACATTTCGACATTTGTATAATCATACTGCGGTCGGCGTTTTGAAATTAGCTGAATCAGGCAAACCAAGG